A part of Leifsonia xyli subsp. xyli str. CTCB07 genomic DNA contains:
- a CDS encoding MarR family winged helix-turn-helix transcriptional regulator: MREGSGTIGRLSERVKPPSMNRTVNHLERAGYVERTADADDGRKAVVIPTVDGRRLVDETRRRDAWLHQRLNALSAGQRATLAEAAAILRELADS, from the coding sequence GTGCGCGAAGGCTCGGGCACGATCGGCCGGCTGAGCGAGCGCGTCAAGCCGCCGTCGATGAACCGCACGGTCAACCACCTGGAACGCGCCGGCTACGTCGAGCGCACCGCCGATGCCGACGACGGCCGCAAAGCGGTCGTCATCCCGACCGTGGACGGCCGCCGCCTCGTCGACGAGACCCGCCGCCGCGACGCCTGGCTGCACCAACGGCTGAACGCCCTCAGCGCCGGCCAGCGCGCGACCCTGGCCGAGGCCGCCGCGATCCTGCGAGAGCTCGCCGACTCGTGA
- a CDS encoding carbohydrate ABC transporter permease, translating to MTRKLRGNIAKAVFVTLLLIFTLFPVYWMLSSAFDKQASSGGQSLVPQEFTFDNFAYVLTKGGFDVFLRNSAIVAVSVVLLSAAFALLASVAVARFKFQFRTAILFIVLTVQMVPLEALVIPLFVQVRDLGLLNQLLGLIIVYMALSLPFGIWMLRGFVAAVPVELEEAAYLDGASWWRMFRSVLFPLVMPGLVATSVFSFITAWNEFVFAMTLLGGASDNYTVAIGLKQFFGENANEWGYVMAASTIITLPVMIFFVVVQRRLSNGLVAGAVKG from the coding sequence GTGACGCGCAAACTTCGCGGGAACATCGCCAAAGCGGTCTTCGTCACGCTGCTGTTGATCTTCACGCTCTTCCCGGTCTACTGGATGCTGTCGAGCGCGTTCGACAAGCAGGCGTCGAGCGGCGGCCAGTCGCTTGTGCCGCAGGAGTTCACCTTCGACAATTTCGCCTATGTGCTCACCAAGGGCGGCTTCGATGTCTTCCTGCGCAACTCGGCCATTGTCGCGGTCTCCGTGGTGCTGCTGTCGGCGGCGTTCGCGCTTCTGGCGTCGGTCGCGGTGGCGCGCTTCAAGTTCCAGTTCCGCACGGCCATCCTGTTCATCGTGCTGACCGTGCAGATGGTGCCGCTGGAGGCGCTGGTGATCCCGCTGTTCGTGCAGGTGCGCGATCTCGGACTGCTGAACCAGCTGCTCGGCCTCATCATCGTCTACATGGCCCTCTCGCTGCCGTTCGGCATCTGGATGCTGCGCGGCTTCGTCGCCGCGGTTCCGGTCGAACTGGAGGAGGCCGCGTACCTCGATGGCGCGAGCTGGTGGCGGATGTTCCGCTCGGTGCTGTTCCCGCTGGTCATGCCGGGTCTGGTCGCAACGAGTGTGTTCTCCTTCATCACCGCGTGGAACGAGTTCGTCTTCGCGATGACGCTGCTCGGCGGGGCGAGCGACAACTACACGGTCGCGATCGGTCTCAAGCAGTTCTTCGGCGAGAACGCGAACGAGTGGGGCTATGTGATGGCGGCCTCCACGATCATCACCCTCCCGGTCATGATCTTCTTCGTCGTGGTGCAGCGCCGGCTCTCCAACGGCCTGGTCGCCGGAGCCGTCAAGGGATGA
- a CDS encoding MurR/RpiR family transcriptional regulator gives MSDVLSAVRQAVPRLSATEARIAQTVIEHPQRVVDLTIAELAAVCDASQASIARFCQALRYSGYREFRLAVAAATSREQATRERFELTESEIDPSDSLQEVVAKIAYQETLAIERTARELDAEALDAVVAAIIAASRVDLYGIGSSILTAQDLQQKLSRIGLTAFCSVDSHLALSSAALQKPGNVAIAFSHSGETRETNHALAVARAAGATTVAITNVPESSIAAVSDLLLMTQARENFYRSGAMASRTAQLALVDFLFVRVAQRLYDQMTDSLRLTYEAVRSQRPERS, from the coding sequence ATGTCTGACGTCCTCTCCGCCGTCCGCCAAGCCGTCCCACGCTTGAGCGCGACCGAGGCGCGCATCGCGCAGACGGTCATCGAGCATCCCCAGCGTGTCGTCGATCTGACCATCGCGGAGCTGGCCGCTGTGTGCGACGCCTCGCAGGCCAGCATCGCCCGATTCTGCCAGGCGCTCCGCTACAGCGGCTACCGTGAGTTCCGGCTCGCTGTCGCGGCCGCGACCAGCCGGGAACAGGCGACCCGCGAGCGGTTCGAACTCACCGAGAGCGAAATCGACCCCTCCGACAGTTTGCAGGAGGTGGTCGCGAAGATCGCCTACCAGGAGACCCTCGCCATCGAGCGGACCGCGCGCGAACTCGATGCGGAGGCGCTGGACGCCGTCGTCGCCGCGATCATCGCCGCGTCGCGCGTCGATCTCTACGGCATCGGATCGAGCATCCTGACCGCTCAGGACCTCCAGCAGAAGCTCTCCCGCATCGGCCTCACCGCCTTCTGCTCGGTCGACTCCCACCTCGCGCTCTCCTCCGCCGCGTTGCAGAAGCCGGGCAATGTGGCCATCGCTTTCTCCCACTCGGGCGAGACACGGGAGACGAATCACGCGCTCGCCGTGGCGCGGGCCGCCGGTGCGACCACCGTCGCGATCACGAACGTTCCCGAGTCGAGCATCGCCGCCGTCAGCGATCTGCTGCTCATGACGCAGGCGCGGGAAAACTTCTACCGGTCTGGGGCGATGGCCAGCCGCACCGCGCAGCTGGCGCTGGTGGACTTCCTGTTCGTGCGCGTCGCGCAGCGGCTGTACGACCAGATGACCGATTCGCTCCGGCTGACCTACGAGGCCGTCCGCAGTCAGCGTCCGGAGCGCTCGTGA
- a CDS encoding family 20 glycosylhydrolase — translation MFPAAVYRAAALPGVYWAAPACEVRDAAAFRWRGVMLDVVRHFLPKRELLRYVDLIALHRFNILHLHLTDDQGWRMQIERYRGSPAWVRGGPRRRSAGVRTACDDGADDEGGDHESGRVDLEHGAGPGVGFGVVGHGRERESHQRYL, via the coding sequence TTGTTCCCCGCCGCCGTCTACCGCGCGGCTGCCCTGCCCGGCGTGTACTGGGCGGCGCCGGCGTGCGAGGTCCGGGACGCGGCCGCGTTCCGCTGGCGCGGGGTGATGCTGGATGTTGTGCGGCACTTCCTGCCGAAACGTGAACTCCTTCGCTACGTCGACTTGATCGCCCTGCACCGGTTCAACATCCTGCACCTGCACCTCACCGACGATCAGGGCTGGCGGATGCAGATCGAGCGCTACCGCGGCTCACCGGCGTGGGTGCGTGGTGGACCGAGACGCAGGTCGGCTGGGGTCCGGACCGCCTGCGATGACGGGGCCGACGACGAAGGTGGAGACCATGAATCCGGTCGGGTGGACCTCGAGCACGGTGCTGGACCCGGCGTGGGGTTCGGAGTTGTCGGTCACGGACGAGAACGGGAAAGTCACCAGCGCTACCTATGA
- a CDS encoding ATP-dependent nuclease: MKLISVSIRGFRSVEALEDLTIGSPTLLTGHNNAGKSAILAAIQFLLRSYDLTDRYPTFSTNGVPEGNDEDHARPRVAETLVEGAFLLSAAEAAELGCDRDLKLRRIKRNQGDAKYEVLRAIPDDTRLQDFETQSAEYLKNLIDELGITVARRVKDDMISALTEAAANAPSTLGWAVASPAIVRALPRVASFDLGGASAAETVIQSALKSAYDAHINDDSLSGSVRELEIELEKRLSKDAEHIVRHIRERCPDVGEVRILPSVNLRSSFREVEVSLATREGENVHLRETGAGKSRRVALAVWEFVTDLVGRSDDDVVILYDEPDTHLDYVRQRAFMTLVREQCENPNVRMVIATHSMNLIDGVDIADVVHIRHEDHRTAVDRLSDESAVGKHLGAIAASLGLRNTVLLHERLFVGGRRGD; encoded by the coding sequence GTGAAGCTGATCTCCGTTTCGATCCGAGGCTTTCGTTCCGTTGAAGCCCTTGAGGACTTGACGATCGGCTCGCCTACTTTGTTGACTGGGCACAATAATGCTGGCAAGTCGGCGATCCTCGCGGCGATCCAGTTCCTCTTGCGCAGCTATGACCTGACAGACCGCTATCCAACCTTCTCGACCAACGGGGTCCCCGAAGGAAACGATGAGGACCACGCTCGGCCACGTGTTGCGGAAACCCTGGTTGAAGGCGCCTTTCTCCTCAGCGCCGCGGAGGCAGCAGAACTTGGGTGCGATCGAGATCTGAAGCTCCGCCGAATCAAGCGGAACCAGGGCGACGCCAAGTACGAGGTTCTTCGCGCTATCCCGGATGACACTCGTCTTCAGGACTTTGAAACCCAATCGGCGGAGTACCTCAAGAACCTCATTGACGAGTTGGGGATCACCGTTGCTAGGAGGGTCAAGGACGATATGATCTCCGCCCTGACTGAGGCGGCGGCGAACGCGCCCAGCACTCTTGGGTGGGCTGTGGCGAGTCCTGCGATTGTTAGAGCCTTACCGCGAGTGGCTAGTTTCGATCTCGGGGGTGCCTCCGCGGCAGAGACAGTCATCCAGTCGGCCTTGAAATCGGCGTATGACGCCCATATCAATGACGACTCTTTGAGTGGCAGCGTCCGGGAACTGGAAATAGAACTAGAGAAGCGTCTCTCGAAAGACGCTGAGCACATAGTGAGACACATCAGGGAGCGGTGCCCCGATGTGGGTGAGGTGCGAATCTTGCCGTCGGTCAACCTCAGGTCCAGCTTCCGAGAGGTCGAGGTGAGTCTCGCCACGCGCGAAGGCGAAAACGTGCATCTCAGAGAAACCGGGGCCGGGAAATCTCGACGCGTCGCTCTCGCGGTGTGGGAGTTCGTAACAGACCTGGTTGGACGCTCGGACGATGACGTCGTCATTCTCTACGACGAGCCAGACACGCACCTGGACTACGTGCGTCAGAGAGCCTTCATGACGCTCGTTCGCGAGCAGTGCGAGAACCCGAATGTGCGGATGGTCATCGCCACCCACTCGATGAACCTGATCGACGGTGTGGACATTGCCGACGTGGTACACATTCGCCACGAAGACCACCGCACGGCAGTAGACCGCCTCTCAGACGAATCCGCTGTGGGAAAGCATCTCGGAGCAATTGCGGCCTCACTGGGCCTCAGGAACACGGTCCTGTTGCATGAACGTCTCTTCGTGGGGGGTCGAAGGGGCGACTGA
- a CDS encoding alpha/beta fold hydrolase: MSTRPRMREPSSSWRVGEHVDRYAALAGRLAARGYTVYADDHRGHGRTGMPQWNGDAARLGRLGSGGLRAAVRDLRDFGHRIRAENPGLPLVLIGHSWGSLMGQMVLNGHSDEYDAAVLCGTAYRVVGSINSGDLNKRHAHLGATGAEWLSRDPAVAEAFSADPLTTLVPLQKLFGMADAAPASRPPLRGRNR; this comes from the coding sequence ATGTCTACCCGGCCGCGGATGCGCGAGCCGTCGTCCAGCTGGCGCGTGGGGGAGCACGTCGACCGGTACGCCGCGCTGGCCGGGCGCCTCGCGGCTCGCGGTTACACCGTCTACGCGGACGATCACCGCGGCCACGGCCGCACAGGGATGCCGCAGTGGAACGGCGACGCCGCCCGCCTCGGTCGCCTCGGCTCCGGTGGATTGCGGGCGGCCGTTCGCGACCTGCGCGATTTCGGCCACCGCATCCGCGCCGAGAACCCGGGCCTGCCGCTCGTCCTCATCGGCCACAGCTGGGGCTCGCTCATGGGGCAGATGGTGCTCAACGGGCACAGCGACGAGTACGACGCGGCCGTGCTCTGCGGCACCGCCTACCGCGTCGTCGGTTCGATAAACTCGGGTGACCTCAACAAGCGGCACGCGCATCTCGGCGCCACCGGCGCCGAGTGGCTCAGCCGGGACCCGGCGGTGGCCGAGGCGTTCTCCGCAGACCCGCTGACGACGCTGGTTCCGTTGCAGAAGCTGTTCGGGATGGCGGACGCCGCTCCAGCCAGTCGGCCGCCGCTGCGAGGGCGGAACCGCTGA
- a CDS encoding TetR/AcrR family transcriptional regulator yields the protein MERRTVPKSPRKRPTRETVRAKILAAAEEEFTRSGYASTKLDDVAERAGFTRERSTRTSIRSPLFCSTLLNSDSRACSRIR from the coding sequence ATGGAGAGGAGGACTGTGCCAAAATCGCCGCGTAAGCGTCCCACTCGGGAGACGGTGAGAGCGAAGATCCTCGCGGCTGCGGAGGAGGAGTTCACTCGAAGCGGGTACGCGTCGACGAAACTCGACGACGTGGCCGAACGGGCGGGCTTCACAAGGGAGCGCTCTACTCGAACTTCGATTCGAAGTCCGCTCTTCTGCTCGACCTTATTGAACAGCGATTCTCGCGCGTGCTCACGAATCAGATGA
- a CDS encoding sugar ABC transporter substrate-binding protein yields the protein MQGTNPESTSFFKEVGDEFKKETGATLDVQFVQWADAHDRFVTSIAGGTTPDVAETGTTWTAELADVGALAPIGDYVKKADLEKDLVKGLEEAGTYDGDLYGMPWYAGVRSLVYRADVFQELGIEVPKTWDEIVAAAEKIKAAKPDMMPFVVPGNAEFGVCPWVWGAGGQVATEKDGKWTSQLDSAKSREGIQFYTDLQTKYGFSSAGATTWKETDVIDNFNKGKVAMSLQGSWTPATVAKNAPDLVDKIGATPIPGKSSGISPSVLGGSHLSMFETAKNKDLAWKFIEMMTTGTFEKKWTEQIGYFAGLNSLVKDTMKLDDPMVKPFATQMVDGGASLPVTPNFGKVQAKQTTNTMIPAILSGQKTVEQATSDAAKEMTDLLNSK from the coding sequence ATGCAGGGGACCAACCCTGAATCGACCTCTTTCTTCAAGGAGGTCGGCGACGAGTTCAAGAAGGAGACCGGCGCTACGCTCGATGTGCAGTTCGTCCAGTGGGCCGATGCGCACGACCGCTTCGTCACCTCCATCGCCGGTGGCACCACCCCGGACGTTGCCGAGACCGGAACAACCTGGACGGCCGAGTTGGCCGACGTCGGCGCCCTCGCCCCGATCGGCGACTACGTGAAGAAGGCCGACCTCGAGAAGGACCTCGTGAAGGGTCTTGAGGAGGCCGGCACCTATGACGGCGACCTCTACGGCATGCCGTGGTACGCGGGCGTGCGCTCGCTGGTCTATCGCGCGGATGTCTTCCAGGAGCTCGGCATCGAGGTCCCGAAGACCTGGGACGAGATCGTCGCGGCCGCCGAGAAGATCAAGGCCGCGAAGCCCGACATGATGCCGTTCGTCGTGCCGGGCAACGCCGAGTTCGGCGTGTGCCCGTGGGTGTGGGGAGCGGGCGGCCAGGTCGCGACCGAGAAGGACGGCAAGTGGACGTCGCAGCTCGACTCCGCCAAGTCGCGCGAGGGCATCCAGTTCTACACCGACCTCCAGACCAAGTACGGCTTCTCCAGCGCCGGGGCGACCACCTGGAAGGAGACCGACGTCATCGACAACTTCAACAAGGGCAAGGTCGCCATGTCGCTGCAGGGCTCCTGGACGCCTGCGACCGTGGCGAAGAATGCGCCCGACCTGGTGGACAAGATCGGTGCGACGCCCATCCCCGGCAAGAGCAGCGGGATCAGCCCGTCCGTGCTCGGCGGCTCCCACCTCTCGATGTTCGAGACGGCCAAGAACAAGGACCTCGCCTGGAAGTTCATCGAGATGATGACCACGGGCACGTTCGAGAAGAAGTGGACCGAGCAGATCGGCTACTTCGCCGGCCTCAACTCGCTGGTTAAGGACACCATGAAGTTGGACGACCCGATGGTGAAGCCCTTCGCGACCCAGATGGTCGACGGTGGCGCCTCGCTGCCGGTCACGCCGAATTTCGGGAAGGTCCAGGCCAAGCAGACCACCAACACGATGATCCCAGCGATCCTCTCCGGGCAGAAGACGGTCGAGCAGGCCACGTCGGACGCCGCCAAGGAGATGACCGACCTGCTGAACAGCAAGTAG
- a CDS encoding three-helix bundle dimerization domain-containing protein codes for MIDEDPTTAPPAPSPADEEVAIGHAVDRLAERFPGVDRERIVELVHEHHDDFSGASVRDFIPVLIEHDVRRRLTAEAD; via the coding sequence ATGATCGATGAGGACCCGACCACCGCTCCACCCGCCCCCTCCCCGGCTGACGAAGAGGTCGCCATCGGCCACGCCGTCGATCGTCTGGCCGAGCGCTTCCCCGGAGTCGACCGCGAGCGCATCGTCGAACTCGTCCACGAGCACCACGACGATTTCTCCGGTGCCTCCGTGCGAGACTTCATCCCCGTACTGATCGAGCACGACGTGAGACGAAGGCTCACCGCCGAGGCGGACTGA
- a CDS encoding carbohydrate ABC transporter permease, producing MSVAPGPKRSRSFLSVSRPWLLLAPALAVLAVLLLWPLARVVLISLQDYGLREIVSGKTNFVGFANYAEVFGNATLWTVALPNTVVLAILSVVGTVALGTLVAVLMANLGPVWRTVVGSAIMVAWAMPAVTGIYVWIWIFDAENGIVNQTLKNLGLMDESFNWFTNPISFYAIVLLNIVHHGFPFVAIIVLAGLLGVPKETLEAAEMDGAGLVRRFFSIVVPSLKQVFAVVIILSTIWDFKVFAQVYLMPGGSGSNRPVLNLGVWSYVESFGQNRYGFGSAIAVLLTLVLLAITVIYVRTMLKEEKL from the coding sequence GTGTCGGTCGCCCCCGGTCCGAAGCGGAGCCGCAGCTTCCTGAGCGTGAGCCGGCCGTGGCTCCTGCTCGCTCCCGCCCTCGCCGTGCTGGCGGTGCTGCTCCTGTGGCCGCTCGCCCGTGTGGTTCTGATCTCGTTGCAGGACTACGGCCTTCGCGAGATCGTCAGCGGCAAGACGAACTTCGTCGGCTTCGCCAACTATGCCGAGGTCTTCGGAAACGCCACACTGTGGACGGTCGCACTGCCGAACACCGTCGTTTTGGCGATCCTCTCGGTCGTGGGGACCGTGGCGCTCGGCACCCTCGTCGCCGTGCTCATGGCCAACCTCGGCCCGGTCTGGCGCACCGTCGTGGGCAGCGCCATCATGGTGGCCTGGGCGATGCCCGCTGTGACGGGCATCTATGTCTGGATCTGGATCTTCGACGCCGAAAACGGCATCGTCAACCAGACGCTCAAGAACCTGGGGCTCATGGACGAGTCCTTCAACTGGTTCACCAACCCGATCAGCTTCTACGCGATCGTGCTGCTGAACATCGTCCATCACGGGTTCCCCTTCGTGGCGATCATCGTTCTCGCGGGACTTCTCGGTGTGCCGAAAGAGACGCTGGAGGCAGCGGAGATGGACGGCGCGGGACTTGTCCGCCGATTCTTCTCGATCGTCGTCCCCTCGCTCAAGCAGGTGTTCGCAGTGGTCATCATCCTGTCGACCATCTGGGACTTCAAAGTGTTCGCGCAGGTCTACCTCATGCCGGGGGGCTCGGGCTCGAACCGCCCGGTGCTGAACCTCGGCGTTTGGTCGTACGTGGAGTCGTTCGGCCAGAACCGCTACGGATTCGGCTCCGCCATCGCGGTGCTGCTGACACTGGTGCTGCTGGCGATCACCGTGATCTACGTCCGCACGATGCTGAAGGAGGAGAAGCTGTGA
- a CDS encoding Ig-like domain-containing protein, protein MLLTSHPDPRLEFPGRRHLSILTAAALTLGLTVAGAAVAAPAAAPAIASPAEGSTISHPQPTIEGTAVPDAVIAVTFDAGTAAESTESTIASPAGEWSLIPDAPFSDGAHTVQATATLGGETGPASAPVAFTVDSAAPARPLIASPANGSTVADARPVLTGTAEPNATLVVHIDGVAAGEAPIESTGAWTFVPAAALANGPHTIQVVARDAAGNVSLPRVLSLTVDAPAPVAPVISTPAAGAVVPTGTPTIAVTIDGVTAGTTRADSAGLWSFVPSAALAEGVHTVRATAASDSGSVSDASDEVSFSIVSAVSSDGDDDGKTVPIGSDPVAGAPATIDTTAETGALARTGSTGALPLLGAGFALLLLGVGLTVAVRLRRAVSWRPRRGRPEMRYARISGLLSRVSPPRR, encoded by the coding sequence ATGTTACTAACATCGCATCCCGACCCTCGTCTGGAGTTCCCCGGGAGAAGACATCTCTCCATTCTGACCGCCGCCGCCCTCACCCTCGGACTGACCGTTGCCGGAGCCGCCGTCGCGGCCCCGGCGGCCGCTCCCGCGATCGCGTCGCCGGCCGAGGGTTCGACGATTTCGCACCCGCAGCCCACCATCGAGGGAACCGCCGTGCCGGACGCCGTGATCGCCGTTACGTTCGACGCGGGAACGGCGGCGGAGTCGACCGAATCGACCATCGCATCGCCCGCGGGAGAATGGTCCCTCATCCCCGACGCCCCCTTCTCGGACGGAGCGCACACCGTCCAGGCGACGGCGACTCTCGGCGGTGAGACCGGCCCGGCCTCCGCTCCCGTCGCCTTCACGGTCGACTCCGCCGCACCCGCGCGCCCGCTCATCGCGAGCCCGGCGAACGGTTCGACCGTCGCCGACGCCCGTCCCGTCCTGACCGGGACGGCGGAGCCGAACGCCACGCTCGTCGTCCACATCGACGGAGTGGCTGCCGGCGAAGCGCCGATCGAGAGCACCGGTGCTTGGACGTTCGTCCCGGCGGCGGCTCTGGCGAACGGCCCGCACACGATCCAGGTGGTCGCGCGGGATGCAGCGGGCAACGTCTCCCTCCCCCGTGTGCTCTCCCTCACCGTCGATGCGCCGGCGCCCGTGGCTCCCGTCATCTCCACTCCTGCCGCTGGCGCCGTGGTGCCGACCGGGACGCCGACCATCGCCGTGACCATCGATGGCGTGACCGCGGGGACTACCCGCGCCGACAGTGCCGGTCTCTGGTCGTTCGTGCCCTCCGCCGCGCTGGCCGAGGGGGTACACACGGTCCGTGCCACCGCCGCGAGCGACTCCGGTTCGGTGAGCGACGCCTCGGATGAGGTCTCCTTCTCCATCGTCAGCGCCGTGTCTTCTGACGGTGATGATGATGGAAAGACAGTCCCGATCGGGAGCGACCCGGTGGCCGGCGCACCAGCCACGATCGACACGACCGCGGAGACGGGCGCGCTCGCCCGGACGGGATCGACCGGCGCCCTTCCGCTCCTGGGGGCCGGCTTCGCCCTCCTCCTTCTGGGCGTCGGGCTGACGGTGGCAGTGCGCCTTCGCCGCGCGGTGAGCTGGCGGCCACGGCGCGGCAGACCGGAGATGCGCTACGCGCGCATCTCCGGTCTTCTTTCGCGTGTCAGTCCGCCTCGGCGGTGA
- a CDS encoding MFS transporter, with amino-acid sequence MFRSLAGTNYLIWAAGALVSNIGTWMQRTAQDWIVLTQLTQNNATAVGFVMALQFGPQLLLLPVTGWAADHLDRRRLLLATQGAMGALGLGLGLLTVTSAVQLWHVYAFALALGVAAAFDAPARQTFVSELVAGPNLSNAVALNSASFNAARLIGPAIAGLLTAAIGAGWVFLINAGTFGAVLLSLTLLRREQLYRTERAKRSPGSLIGGFRYVRRRPDILVILIMVFLIGTFGLNFPIFISTMSVSVFHQGAGEYGVLSSIMAIGSVAGALLSARRERPRVALLFAGAALFGVGCAITAVMPVYGLFALALILIGISAQTLMTTANGAIQLTTDPALRGRVMAIYMAIFMGGTPIGAPIVGWVADTFDPRWALGVGAASGFAAALVGELYLVRHRGMRMRFSGIRPHVTMKPRERLREGLEETEATATQAS; translated from the coding sequence ATGTTCCGCTCCCTCGCCGGGACGAACTACCTCATCTGGGCCGCCGGAGCACTCGTCTCCAACATCGGAACCTGGATGCAGCGCACGGCCCAGGACTGGATCGTTCTCACCCAGCTCACCCAGAACAACGCCACCGCCGTCGGCTTCGTCATGGCCCTCCAGTTCGGGCCGCAGTTGCTCCTGCTCCCCGTCACGGGATGGGCAGCCGATCACCTCGATCGGCGCAGGCTGCTCCTGGCGACGCAGGGGGCGATGGGGGCGCTCGGCCTCGGGCTCGGCCTCCTCACCGTCACCAGCGCCGTCCAGCTCTGGCACGTCTACGCCTTCGCCCTCGCGCTCGGCGTGGCCGCCGCCTTCGACGCCCCCGCCCGTCAGACCTTCGTCTCCGAGCTGGTGGCCGGGCCGAACCTGTCGAACGCGGTGGCGCTCAACTCGGCGTCGTTCAACGCCGCCCGGCTCATCGGACCAGCCATCGCCGGTCTCCTCACCGCCGCCATCGGCGCGGGCTGGGTCTTCCTCATCAACGCGGGGACCTTCGGCGCTGTGCTGCTCTCGCTGACCCTGCTGCGCCGCGAGCAGCTGTATCGCACCGAGCGGGCCAAGCGTTCCCCAGGAAGCCTCATCGGCGGGTTCCGCTACGTGCGACGGCGGCCCGACATCCTCGTCATCCTGATCATGGTGTTCCTGATCGGGACCTTCGGCCTCAACTTCCCGATCTTCATCTCGACCATGTCGGTGAGCGTTTTCCACCAGGGCGCGGGCGAGTACGGCGTCCTCTCCTCGATCATGGCGATCGGCTCCGTCGCCGGCGCCCTGCTGTCCGCCCGGCGCGAGCGGCCGCGGGTGGCGCTGCTATTCGCCGGCGCAGCCCTGTTCGGAGTGGGATGCGCGATAACAGCGGTCATGCCCGTCTACGGGCTCTTCGCCCTCGCCCTGATCCTCATCGGCATCTCCGCGCAGACACTCATGACCACCGCAAACGGCGCCATCCAGCTGACGACGGACCCGGCGCTCCGCGGTCGCGTCATGGCGATCTACATGGCGATCTTCATGGGCGGAACCCCCATCGGAGCCCCCATCGTCGGCTGGGTCGCCGACACCTTCGACCCGCGCTGGGCACTGGGCGTCGGCGCGGCCAGCGGCTTCGCGGCGGCACTCGTGGGCGAGCTCTACCTCGTAAGGCACCGCGGGATGCGCATGCGGTTCAGCGGCATCCGGCCGCACGTGACGATGAAGCCGCGCGAGCGGCTGCGCGAGGGACTGGAGGAGACCGAAGCGACGGCCACGCAGGCATCATGA
- a CDS encoding anhydro-N-acetylmuramic acid kinase, protein MAVSHGQTLHHWVEDGHARGTLQIGQPAWIAERLGVPVLSNVRAADIAAGGEGAPLMGLFDRAWLAGEAVRAGRPVATVNLGGIANVQVVSPDGGLVAFDSGPANALISAVVARATGDAQTQDTDGLLAAAGTADEAMLSELLAHPYFAAPPPKSTGLEMFDLAVVDRVLAIAGSEPPLADLVATLTALTARTVADAVRFAVPQAPARVVVSGGGVRNPALLRALGAVLGLHGIPVVTSDELGIDADHKESLLFALVGYLSWHGIPVGLPGTPIGRARVLGQLTLTPGTVPGRRLTGITGLELAERSTLATP, encoded by the coding sequence CTGGCCGTCTCGCACGGGCAGACGCTGCACCACTGGGTCGAGGACGGGCATGCCCGCGGGACCCTGCAGATCGGTCAGCCCGCATGGATTGCCGAACGGCTCGGCGTCCCGGTGCTCTCGAACGTCCGCGCCGCCGACATCGCAGCCGGGGGAGAGGGAGCCCCGCTGATGGGCCTCTTCGACCGCGCGTGGCTGGCGGGGGAGGCCGTCCGCGCCGGCCGTCCGGTGGCGACGGTGAACCTCGGCGGCATCGCCAACGTCCAGGTCGTCTCTCCAGACGGCGGCCTGGTCGCCTTCGACAGCGGACCGGCCAACGCGCTGATCTCCGCCGTCGTGGCCCGGGCGACCGGAGATGCGCAGACACAGGACACAGACGGCCTCCTGGCTGCTGCGGGCACGGCCGACGAGGCGATGCTCTCGGAACTGCTCGCGCACCCCTACTTCGCCGCGCCGCCGCCCAAGAGCACCGGGCTGGAGATGTTCGATCTCGCCGTCGTCGATCGTGTACTGGCGATCGCCGGCAGTGAGCCGCCTCTCGCCGACCTGGTCGCGACGCTCACGGCGCTGACCGCGCGGACGGTCGCGGACGCGGTGCGCTTCGCCGTCCCGCAAGCACCGGCGCGGGTGGTCGTCTCGGGTGGAGGCGTGCGGAACCCGGCCCTGCTGCGGGCGCTCGGCGCGGTGCTCGGGCTCCACGGCATCCCGGTCGTGACAAGCGACGAGCTCGGGATCGACGCGGACCACAAGGAATCGCTGCTGTTCGCGCTGGTCGGCTACCTCTCGTGGCACGGCATCCCGGTGGGCCTCCCGGGCACCCCTATCGGTCGCGCGCGCGTGCTCGGGCAGCTGACTCTGACGCCGGGGACCGTGCCCGGCCGGCGGCTCACCGGAATCACCGGTCTGGAACTGGCCGAGCGATCCACTCTGGCGACACCATGA